In Pseudoxanthobacter soli DSM 19599, a single genomic region encodes these proteins:
- a CDS encoding ABC transporter permease, with the protein MGTAVPAEPHSPQMQPSRMRRLVSRALRRPELGALGATIFVFAAFGLTAGGSGLFSVLGITNFLQVSAQLGILAAAVALLMIGGEFDLSLGSMIGFSGIVIGLCVTEFGLPLWVGILAAFAAAVLVGTANGILVMRTNLPSFIVTLAGYFVLRGLSLAVTRTLTGRTQIPYITKGADEPFVIWLFGGKFATGLFQWLGNIGIIPLRPDGVPIVQGLPMSVAWWLAITALATWVLVRTRFGNWIFAVGGDLQAARNVGVPVARVKILLFIATACSAALFATIQVLEAGSADTLRGTQKEFEAVIAAVIGGNLLSGGYGSAIGAMFGSLVFGTVEMGIFYTGIDSDWFMVFLGLMVLIAVLFNNYVRRKATEGR; encoded by the coding sequence ATGGGAACAGCGGTACCGGCAGAGCCGCACAGCCCTCAGATGCAGCCCAGCCGGATGCGGCGGCTCGTCAGCCGCGCGCTCCGGCGGCCTGAACTCGGGGCGCTCGGCGCGACCATCTTCGTGTTTGCCGCCTTCGGGCTGACGGCCGGCGGGAGCGGCCTGTTCAGCGTGCTCGGCATCACCAACTTCCTCCAGGTGTCGGCCCAGCTCGGCATCCTCGCCGCCGCGGTCGCGCTCCTGATGATCGGCGGCGAGTTCGACCTGTCGCTCGGTTCGATGATCGGCTTTTCCGGCATCGTCATCGGCCTCTGCGTCACCGAATTCGGCCTGCCGCTCTGGGTCGGCATTCTCGCGGCCTTCGCTGCGGCGGTCCTGGTCGGAACGGCGAACGGCATTCTGGTGATGCGCACCAACCTGCCGTCGTTCATCGTCACGCTCGCCGGCTACTTCGTCCTGCGCGGCCTCTCGCTGGCCGTCACCCGCACGCTGACCGGCCGCACCCAGATCCCCTACATCACCAAGGGCGCGGACGAGCCGTTCGTGATCTGGCTGTTCGGCGGCAAGTTCGCCACCGGCCTGTTCCAGTGGCTCGGCAACATTGGCATCATTCCGCTGCGGCCGGACGGGGTTCCCATCGTCCAGGGCCTGCCGATGTCGGTGGCGTGGTGGCTCGCCATCACGGCGCTGGCGACCTGGGTGCTGGTGCGCACGCGGTTCGGCAACTGGATCTTCGCCGTCGGCGGCGACCTCCAGGCGGCGCGCAATGTCGGCGTGCCGGTGGCGCGGGTGAAGATCCTGCTGTTCATCGCCACAGCCTGCTCGGCGGCGCTGTTCGCTACCATCCAGGTGCTGGAGGCGGGCTCCGCCGACACCCTGCGCGGGACTCAGAAGGAGTTCGAGGCGGTGATCGCGGCGGTCATCGGCGGCAACCTGCTCTCCGGCGGCTACGGTTCCGCCATCGGCGCGATGTTCGGCTCGCTGGTGTTCGGCACGGTGGAGATGGGCATCTTCTATACCGGCATCGA